Proteins found in one Amycolatopsis umgeniensis genomic segment:
- the ppk2 gene encoding polyphosphate kinase 2: MLDSSHFPELRDQRLVVDYDDADDPVLRRPDGSPIDTWRENYPYTTRMSRDEYEVVKRSLQIELLKLQYWIKDTGGRMVILFEGRDAAGKGGTIKRFTEHLNPRGARVVALSKPTDREQGEWYFQRYANHLPTEGEIVLFDRSWYNRAGVERVMGYCTDEQYERFIRQAPTFEEMLVDDGIVLVKLWFSVSKSEQRTRFLIRQVDPVRQWKLSSNDVKSLDRWDAYTEAKVAMFRSTDTEIAPWTVVKSNDKKRARVEAMRSVLARVDYADKDEDTVGEPDLKVVGAAATLLEEGEDETSLSPTPIARLEDPDHGPGLHPGSAGR, from the coding sequence GTGCTCGACTCATCACATTTCCCGGAGTTGCGGGACCAGCGTCTCGTCGTCGACTACGACGATGCCGACGACCCGGTTCTCCGCCGTCCGGACGGCTCCCCGATCGACACCTGGCGGGAGAACTATCCCTACACGACGCGCATGTCGCGTGACGAATACGAAGTGGTGAAACGGTCGCTGCAGATCGAACTGCTGAAGCTGCAGTACTGGATCAAGGACACCGGCGGCCGCATGGTGATCCTGTTCGAAGGACGCGACGCGGCGGGCAAGGGCGGCACCATCAAACGGTTCACCGAACATCTCAACCCGCGCGGAGCGCGAGTGGTGGCGCTGAGCAAACCCACCGACCGTGAGCAGGGCGAGTGGTACTTCCAGCGGTACGCGAACCATCTGCCCACCGAAGGCGAGATCGTGCTGTTCGACAGGTCCTGGTACAACCGTGCCGGCGTCGAGCGGGTGATGGGTTACTGCACGGACGAACAGTACGAGCGGTTCATTCGCCAGGCCCCGACCTTCGAGGAGATGCTCGTCGACGACGGGATCGTCCTGGTGAAACTGTGGTTCTCGGTGTCGAAATCCGAGCAGCGCACGCGGTTCCTCATCCGGCAGGTCGACCCGGTGCGCCAGTGGAAGCTGAGCTCCAACGACGTCAAATCGCTGGACCGCTGGGACGCCTACACCGAGGCGAAGGTCGCGATGTTCCGGTCCACCGACACGGAGATAGCGCCGTGGACGGTGGTCAAGAGCAACGACAAGAAACGGGCGCGCGTCGAGGCGATGCGCAGCGTGCTCGCGCGGGTGGACTACGCCGACAAGGACGAGGACACCGTCGGCGAGCCGGATCTGAAGGTGGTCGGTGCCGCGGCGACCCTCCTGGAGGAAGGGGAGGACGAAACGTCGCTCAGCCCGACCCCGATCGCGCGGCTGGAGGACCCCGATCACGGGCCGGGCCTGCATCCGGGTTCGGCTGGCCGATGA
- a CDS encoding Calx-beta domain-containing protein: protein MSRRPLFVVLTAVTAMLASTAVAAAAPPGVDPATVDLTLNAGQSTTVTKNVTTSAVPPNPDLVLLADTTGSMGGPIGNVRSNASAITGDVLAAQPTAQFGVAEYKDFTDSVPFKVNQGITGDTTAVQTGINQWVASGGGDTPEANLNALFQLATGAVTFRPDGTRIIAWFGDAPSHDPSGGHTLAQTIAALQAAKIRVVAVNVGGLDATGQASAITSATGGVLLNNVPAGQVSQAILDGIKSIEVTVTPKVTSCDPQLTVTNAPSSVKVTSGDVATFTETITASASAAPGTYHCVVDYQVDGVSRGYIETTTVRVLGLSINDVTVDEGSGGAQVPATFTVSLLGGPSPNPVTVQYSTANGTATAPADYATAGGTVTFAPGQTSKPVTVLVNPDTVDEPNETFTVNLSAPSGAGLVDPTGVGTIIDDDRDGVFSCTGTAANVLGVVVAQANPANLPCADDSRTVAAATLNAGVIKVDTQVLTASTDLTPDNQSAAPAAGDRALASARIDKTVISTLGLTVEIGVIQSQATATCQPAPGGLAPVLAGSSNVASLKINGQPITVGSAPLTIPLVIGSLKLNGQTVANGVVKQQAVALETVLTKIVLAESQADVHGTAAHPAGNPCRR, encoded by the coding sequence ATGTCACGAAGACCACTGTTCGTCGTTTTGACCGCCGTCACGGCGATGCTCGCGTCCACCGCGGTCGCCGCCGCGGCCCCGCCGGGGGTGGACCCGGCCACGGTCGACCTCACCCTGAACGCGGGGCAGAGCACGACCGTGACCAAGAACGTGACCACCTCGGCGGTACCGCCGAACCCCGACCTGGTCCTGCTCGCGGACACCACGGGCAGCATGGGCGGGCCGATCGGCAACGTGCGGTCGAACGCCAGTGCCATCACCGGTGACGTGCTCGCCGCGCAGCCGACGGCGCAGTTCGGCGTCGCCGAATACAAGGACTTCACCGACTCGGTGCCCTTCAAGGTGAACCAAGGCATCACCGGCGACACCACCGCTGTTCAGACGGGAATCAACCAGTGGGTGGCCTCGGGCGGCGGGGACACGCCGGAAGCGAACCTCAACGCCCTGTTCCAGCTGGCCACCGGCGCGGTCACCTTCCGCCCGGACGGCACCCGCATCATCGCGTGGTTCGGCGACGCGCCGTCGCACGACCCGAGCGGCGGGCACACTCTGGCGCAGACCATCGCGGCACTTCAGGCGGCGAAGATCCGCGTGGTCGCCGTCAACGTCGGGGGGCTCGACGCCACCGGGCAAGCCAGTGCCATCACCTCGGCGACGGGTGGTGTGCTGCTGAACAACGTCCCCGCCGGTCAGGTCTCCCAGGCCATCCTGGACGGCATCAAGTCCATCGAGGTCACGGTGACCCCGAAGGTGACCAGCTGCGATCCGCAGCTCACGGTCACCAACGCCCCTAGCAGCGTCAAGGTGACCAGTGGTGACGTCGCCACGTTCACCGAGACGATCACGGCGTCGGCCAGCGCGGCTCCCGGCACCTACCACTGCGTGGTCGACTATCAGGTCGACGGCGTTTCGCGGGGGTACATCGAAACCACGACCGTCCGCGTGCTCGGCTTGAGCATCAACGACGTGACGGTCGACGAGGGTTCGGGTGGCGCTCAGGTACCGGCGACCTTCACGGTTTCGCTGCTCGGCGGTCCCAGCCCGAATCCGGTGACGGTCCAGTACTCGACCGCCAACGGCACGGCGACGGCGCCCGCCGACTACGCGACGGCCGGCGGCACTGTCACGTTCGCACCCGGCCAGACGAGCAAGCCGGTGACCGTCCTGGTCAACCCGGACACGGTCGACGAGCCGAACGAGACGTTCACGGTGAATCTCTCGGCTCCCTCGGGCGCCGGGCTCGTCGATCCCACCGGTGTCGGCACGATCATCGACGACGACCGTGACGGAGTGTTCTCCTGCACGGGTACCGCGGCGAACGTTCTCGGGGTGGTCGTGGCCCAGGCGAACCCGGCGAACCTGCCTTGTGCCGACGATTCGCGCACCGTCGCCGCCGCGACGCTCAACGCGGGCGTGATCAAGGTGGACACCCAGGTGCTGACCGCGTCGACCGATCTCACGCCGGACAACCAGTCGGCTGCTCCGGCCGCGGGCGACCGCGCGCTGGCGTCGGCCAGAATCGACAAGACGGTGATCAGCACGCTCGGGCTGACCGTCGAAATCGGCGTGATCCAGTCGCAGGCCACGGCGACCTGCCAGCCGGCGCCGGGCGGTCTCGCCCCGGTCCTGGCGGGCAGTTCGAACGTCGCCTCGCTGAAGATCAACGGTCAGCCGATCACGGTGGGCTCGGCCCCGCTGACCATTCCCCTGGTCATCGGTTCGCTGAAGCTCAACGGCCAGACCGTGGCGAACGGCGTCGTGAAGCAGCAGGCCGTCGCGCTGGAGACCGTGCTCACGAAGATCGTGCTCGCGGAATCCCAGGCGGACGTGCACGGCACCGCCGCACATCCGGCGGGCAACCCTTGCCGCCGCTGA
- a CDS encoding serine hydrolase: MNTETLLLRLRAELDDGGLRGSFLVRDLRTGYEIGIDPELEFPSASLVKIPLAAATLERIRRGELDGSAPIDVEPGRATTPGPTGLTRFRHPATVAIDDLLYLAMAISDETAADTLFALTSPAEVTRLTREWGIFGITARHSVAELSDTPAERFDPTDVHLAHALAINAGTDGQGHPVPQLDITRASSGSARAFVGLLEALWKPSKVDGEVAARVRELMGLNLLRQRLSPDFVSDATKWSSKTGTLLNMRHEVGVVEHADGGIFAIAALTESRVPAAIQPEAEVLMARVARALRDHLRAG, encoded by the coding sequence ATGAACACGGAGACGCTGCTCCTGCGGTTGCGCGCCGAACTGGACGACGGCGGCCTGCGCGGCTCGTTCCTGGTGCGGGATCTGCGGACCGGGTACGAGATCGGCATCGACCCCGAGCTCGAGTTCCCGAGCGCCTCGCTGGTGAAGATCCCGCTCGCCGCGGCGACGCTGGAGCGGATCCGCCGGGGCGAACTGGACGGCTCGGCGCCGATCGACGTCGAGCCGGGCCGGGCCACCACACCGGGGCCGACCGGGCTGACCCGGTTCCGGCATCCGGCCACGGTGGCCATCGACGATCTGCTGTACCTCGCGATGGCCATCAGCGACGAAACCGCGGCCGACACCCTTTTCGCGCTGACCTCGCCGGCCGAAGTCACCAGGTTGACGCGCGAATGGGGGATTTTCGGGATCACCGCGAGGCATTCGGTCGCGGAGCTCAGCGACACGCCGGCGGAACGCTTCGACCCCACGGACGTCCACCTCGCGCACGCCTTGGCGATCAACGCGGGGACCGACGGCCAGGGACATCCCGTTCCCCAGCTCGACATCACACGCGCGAGTTCCGGCTCCGCCCGCGCGTTCGTCGGCCTGCTCGAAGCGCTGTGGAAGCCGTCCAAAGTGGACGGCGAGGTGGCGGCGAGGGTGCGTGAACTGATGGGGCTCAACCTGTTGCGTCAACGGCTCAGCCCCGACTTCGTCTCCGACGCCACGAAATGGTCGTCGAAGACGGGCACCCTGCTGAACATGCGGCACGAGGTCGGGGTGGTCGAACACGCCGACGGCGGGATCTTCGCGATCGCCGCGCTGACCGAATCCCGGGTGCCCGCGGCGATCCAGCCGGAGGCCGAAGTGCTGATGGCCCGCGTGGCGCGGGCCCTGCGCGATCATCTGCGCGCGGGATGA
- the bla gene encoding class A beta-lactamase: protein MSVTSRRWTNRAALLALSVLSLTACSTPAPPQPPAPAATPVATAGRADFEQLERAFTARLGVYAVDTATGREVAFRADERFAYASTHKVFTAGGVLQRTPIADLDRTITYSREDLVSNSPVTEKHVATGMPLRAVIDATLRYSDNTGGNLLFRELGGPEGLNAVLRGIGDTTSHADRIEPLLNDTFPGDPRDTSTPRALAVSLRAFALGDALPEDKRKVLVDIMRANTTGDGNIRAGVPGWPVADKTGTAGYGTRNDIGVVWPPDKAPIVISVLTDRAAADAKIDNKLLADATAAAVKALS from the coding sequence GTGTCCGTCACCTCTCGCCGGTGGACGAACCGAGCCGCTCTCCTGGCCCTCTCGGTCTTGTCACTCACCGCGTGCTCCACACCCGCTCCCCCGCAGCCGCCTGCCCCCGCCGCCACCCCGGTCGCCACGGCAGGCCGAGCCGACTTCGAGCAACTGGAACGCGCCTTCACCGCCCGGCTCGGGGTGTACGCGGTGGACACGGCGACCGGTCGCGAGGTCGCCTTCCGCGCCGACGAGCGGTTCGCCTACGCCTCGACGCACAAGGTGTTCACCGCCGGCGGTGTCCTGCAACGGACGCCCATCGCCGATCTGGACCGGACGATCACCTACAGCCGGGAGGATCTGGTCTCCAACTCGCCGGTGACGGAGAAGCACGTCGCGACCGGTATGCCGCTGCGCGCCGTCATCGACGCAACCCTTCGCTACAGCGACAACACCGGCGGCAACCTGCTCTTCCGCGAACTCGGCGGCCCCGAGGGCCTCAACGCGGTATTGCGCGGGATCGGTGACACCACGAGCCACGCCGACCGGATCGAACCGTTGCTCAACGACACCTTCCCGGGTGACCCCCGGGACACCAGCACGCCCCGTGCCCTCGCCGTGAGCTTGCGCGCCTTCGCCCTCGGCGACGCGCTTCCCGAGGACAAGCGCAAGGTCCTGGTCGACATCATGCGCGCCAACACCACCGGGGACGGGAACATCCGCGCCGGGGTCCCCGGCTGGCCCGTCGCCGACAAGACCGGCACGGCGGGCTATGGAACGCGCAACGACATCGGCGTCGTCTGGCCACCGGACAAGGCACCGATCGTCATCTCGGTCCTGACCGACCGCGCGGCCGCGGACGCCAAGATCGACAACAAGCTCCTCGCGGACGCCACGGCGGCGGCGGTCAAGGCACTTTCCTGA
- a CDS encoding SIP domain-containing protein, whose amino-acid sequence MIPRLQLPAARKMITLEVKERVSLSPNFVSVTLGGPALKDLVVAGADQTVRLFFPREGQRRLRMPTFSNEAWMPELMLLPKSVRPWVRTLTIRRTRPVDDEVDIEFALHGDSPMSEWVRRVGPGDPAGIFDMGTTYRPPDDVGAQLIVADESAVPAALAILDGAPESLVAEVFLEVPTVADIRRYETSDGVRVHWLSRDDPGRRPGTLALETVQRASLPPGRFYTWVAGESRLATTLRRHLVSERGAAKADISFAGYWRHGWSTPG is encoded by the coding sequence GTGATTCCGCGCCTCCAGCTCCCGGCGGCGCGCAAGATGATCACGCTGGAAGTGAAGGAGCGCGTCAGCCTGAGCCCGAACTTCGTGTCGGTCACGCTCGGCGGTCCGGCGTTGAAGGATCTCGTCGTGGCCGGTGCCGATCAGACGGTGCGGTTGTTCTTCCCTCGCGAGGGGCAGCGGCGGCTGCGGATGCCCACCTTCTCGAACGAGGCGTGGATGCCGGAGCTGATGCTGCTGCCCAAGTCGGTCCGGCCCTGGGTGCGCACCCTCACGATCCGCCGGACGAGGCCCGTCGACGACGAGGTCGACATCGAGTTCGCCCTCCACGGGGACTCGCCGATGAGCGAATGGGTCCGGCGGGTGGGGCCGGGGGATCCGGCCGGGATCTTCGACATGGGCACGACCTACCGGCCGCCGGACGACGTCGGCGCGCAGCTCATCGTCGCCGACGAGAGCGCTGTTCCCGCGGCATTGGCGATTCTCGACGGCGCCCCGGAATCCCTTGTCGCGGAAGTCTTCCTGGAGGTGCCGACGGTCGCCGACATCCGGCGATACGAGACCTCCGACGGTGTTCGCGTCCACTGGCTCAGTCGGGACGATCCAGGACGGCGTCCGGGAACCCTCGCCCTCGAAACGGTTCAGCGGGCGTCGCTGCCGCCGGGGCGGTTCTACACGTGGGTCGCGGGGGAGTCCCGTCTCGCGACGACGTTGCGCCGCCACCTGGTCTCCGAGCGGGGTGCGGCGAAGGCGGACATCTCCTTCGCCGGATACTGGCGGCATGGATGGTCGACCCCCGGCTGA
- a CDS encoding LysR family transcriptional regulator — translation MVVDLIGSCRAFVSVSEAGTFTAGAAIARIPQPVASRRIAALERHFGERLFDRSTRRARLTPFGRDMLPSAKRLVTLADAMEHDAQRAKLRPMRLAMPETCTIRELAELDAAARALDIFLEFRQAPPRERAELVRTQEVRAALTVVPAEEGAWRVALGLAGGGRRRQGSLHLETLRVGRSGRAPRRVWIQPEDDVPHIRDRLFRVRDSVGLRPAQVIVADSLTAAAAAVFGSDDLLLCSTAQAAELGLGWQPIGEIRLARGFEITAGLGEDAQRLRARLWSDIARCLGAEETEETT, via the coding sequence GTGGTCGTGGACCTGATCGGCAGCTGCCGGGCGTTCGTGAGCGTGAGTGAGGCCGGGACCTTCACCGCGGGAGCCGCGATCGCCCGCATCCCCCAACCGGTGGCGAGCCGTCGGATCGCCGCGCTGGAACGGCATTTCGGCGAGCGGCTGTTCGACCGCTCCACCCGGCGTGCCCGGCTCACCCCGTTCGGCAGGGACATGCTGCCGTCGGCGAAGCGGCTCGTGACCTTGGCCGACGCGATGGAGCACGACGCGCAGCGCGCGAAACTGCGCCCGATGCGGCTCGCGATGCCGGAAACCTGCACCATCCGGGAGCTCGCCGAACTCGACGCGGCGGCACGGGCTCTCGACATCTTCCTGGAGTTCCGGCAGGCCCCGCCGCGGGAACGGGCCGAACTCGTGCGCACCCAAGAGGTTCGCGCGGCTCTCACGGTCGTTCCCGCCGAAGAGGGCGCGTGGCGGGTCGCTTTGGGCCTGGCCGGGGGAGGCAGGCGGCGTCAGGGTTCGCTTCATCTGGAAACGCTGCGTGTCGGCCGGTCCGGTCGCGCGCCTCGCCGGGTCTGGATCCAGCCCGAGGACGACGTCCCGCATATCCGCGACCGCCTGTTCCGCGTCCGCGACTCGGTGGGACTGCGGCCCGCCCAGGTCATCGTCGCCGATTCGCTCACCGCGGCCGCGGCGGCCGTGTTCGGCTCGGACGATCTGCTGCTGTGCTCGACGGCCCAAGCCGCCGAACTCGGCTTGGGCTGGCAGCCCATCGGGGAGATCCGGCTCGCCCGCGGGTTCGAGATCACGGCGGGGCTCGGCGAGGACGCGCAGCGGCTCCGTGCACGATTGTGGTCCGACATCGCCCGGTGTCTCGGCGCGGAGGAAACCGAGGAGACGACATGA
- a CDS encoding UvrD-helicase domain-containing protein, with translation MAGSEIDKEQDYVADLYARLDAMREEAAERLVTGRNREAAAVWRAEVARLEAVEQGLCFGRLDMHDGRRVYIGRLGLFQDEGGEPLLVDWRVPVAQAFYTATAIAPEGVRRRRRITTRGRIVVALDDEVLNPDDAGDDGLVGEAALLAAVTVERTGRMRDIVTTLQAEQDRIIRHETDGVLVVQGGPGTGKTAVALHRVAYLLYTRPHLRTRGVLVVGPSRLFLDYIGQVLPGLGENSVVTATITDLRPDVEVSRVDPPGIVELKGEAVMAERLAAAVRSRVRAPEHVVDVVFEQEVLRLDPRECGRAMRKAVQTGLPHNQARLVFQREIVDVLVGRLIEEMEAVVLTETGEALDGGSPDGRLGEADLRALAAAGVVIDHDTEPKTMLDEVDRAGLRDAMLADTGVQAALDALWPELTAEDVVSDLLGERTDGWSAADVPLLDEAAGLIGQGGGRATFGHVVVDEAQELSEMAWRMLMRRCPTRSMTIVGDLAQTGNPAGASSWDRVLRPQVRDRWRLARLTVNYRTPAEIMAATADLLAVHHPGTPPTRSVRSTGEPPWRIGTARADLVTTIAELVAAHTDGQLGIIAPGSLIEPLAAASSLAVPPDLTGKAVLLTPEQAKGLEFDSVLIADPAGILGAAPHGHNDLYVAMTRATRRLGVVHPGEPPAELSSLRELTSR, from the coding sequence GTGGCCGGCAGTGAAATCGACAAGGAACAGGACTACGTGGCGGACCTCTACGCCCGTCTGGACGCCATGCGCGAGGAAGCGGCCGAGCGGCTGGTGACAGGGCGAAATCGGGAGGCGGCGGCTGTCTGGCGGGCGGAGGTGGCTCGCCTCGAGGCGGTGGAGCAGGGGTTGTGCTTCGGGCGGCTGGACATGCATGACGGACGGCGCGTCTACATCGGCAGGCTCGGCCTGTTCCAGGACGAGGGCGGCGAACCGCTCCTGGTGGATTGGCGCGTTCCGGTGGCACAGGCGTTCTACACCGCGACGGCGATCGCTCCCGAGGGGGTGCGGCGACGGAGGCGGATCACCACGCGAGGCCGGATCGTCGTCGCGCTGGACGACGAGGTGCTGAACCCGGACGATGCCGGCGACGACGGCCTGGTCGGCGAGGCGGCGTTGCTGGCGGCGGTGACCGTGGAGCGGACCGGGCGGATGCGCGACATCGTCACCACCCTTCAAGCCGAACAGGATCGGATCATCCGGCACGAGACCGACGGGGTGCTGGTGGTGCAGGGCGGTCCCGGCACGGGGAAGACGGCCGTCGCGTTGCACCGGGTCGCGTACCTGCTCTACACCCGCCCGCATCTGCGCACCCGGGGCGTCCTGGTGGTGGGTCCGAGCCGGCTCTTCCTCGACTACATCGGCCAGGTCCTTCCCGGCCTCGGCGAGAACAGCGTGGTGACCGCGACCATCACCGATCTGAGGCCCGACGTCGAGGTCAGCCGGGTGGATCCACCCGGGATCGTCGAGCTCAAGGGCGAGGCGGTCATGGCGGAACGGCTGGCGGCGGCGGTGCGGTCGCGGGTCCGGGCACCGGAGCACGTCGTCGACGTCGTGTTCGAACAGGAGGTGCTGCGGCTCGACCCGCGTGAGTGCGGCCGTGCCATGCGGAAGGCCGTGCAAACCGGACTTCCGCACAACCAGGCCAGGCTGGTCTTCCAGCGAGAGATCGTGGATGTGCTCGTGGGGCGCCTGATCGAGGAGATGGAAGCGGTCGTGCTCACCGAAACGGGCGAGGCGCTCGACGGCGGCAGCCCGGACGGCCGGCTCGGCGAGGCCGATCTGCGTGCGCTGGCCGCCGCGGGTGTGGTGATCGACCACGACACCGAGCCGAAGACCATGCTGGACGAGGTGGACCGCGCAGGTCTGCGGGACGCGATGCTCGCCGACACCGGTGTCCAAGCCGCACTCGACGCGCTGTGGCCGGAACTGACCGCGGAAGACGTGGTGTCGGACCTCCTGGGCGAGCGCACCGACGGCTGGAGCGCCGCCGATGTCCCGTTGCTGGACGAAGCCGCCGGTTTGATCGGCCAGGGTGGCGGCCGGGCCACGTTCGGGCACGTGGTCGTCGACGAGGCACAGGAACTGTCCGAAATGGCCTGGCGGATGCTGATGCGCCGGTGCCCCACCAGATCGATGACCATCGTCGGGGACCTCGCCCAGACCGGGAACCCGGCGGGCGCCTCGTCGTGGGACCGCGTACTGCGGCCACAGGTGCGGGATCGATGGCGGCTCGCCCGGCTCACGGTCAACTACCGCACACCGGCGGAGATCATGGCCGCCACCGCGGATCTGCTCGCCGTCCACCATCCCGGAACGCCGCCGACCCGGTCCGTCCGCTCGACGGGCGAACCGCCGTGGCGGATCGGCACCGCCCGCGCGGACCTGGTCACCACCATCGCCGAGCTCGTCGCGGCGCACACCGACGGTCAACTCGGGATCATCGCCCCGGGCAGCCTCATCGAGCCCCTGGCCGCGGCGTCGTCGCTCGCCGTCCCGCCGGATCTGACCGGGAAGGCGGTCCTGCTCACGCCCGAACAGGCGAAGGGCCTGGAGTTCGACTCGGTCCTGATCGCGGACCCGGCCGGAATCCTCGGCGCCGCACCGCACGGCCACAACGACTTGTACGTCGCGATGACCAGGGCCACCCGGCGGCTGGGCGTCGTGCACCCCGGCGAGCCACCGGCCGAACTGTCCTCGCTCCGGGAACTCACGTCTCGCTGA
- a CDS encoding alpha/beta fold hydrolase, whose amino-acid sequence MAVIAGAFLASGLVLAPAAGAAPAAKADPDTAALAGALTKQAVAWGECSFPSVAPATEAELKKVKGLACATVQVPRDWHNPQDGNTIGVRVSKTATAYPGTGRQGIALVNPGGPGGEGLPWGAAMAMRSPVLASQYDFVGFDPRGVGQSTPLTCTYTVPDSTDQNVISQAKVDGCLKNPLTKFITTEQTAYDMDFIRVLLGEKKTSYIGYSYGTWLGTWYATTFPGKAHRFLLDSSTDASRSTLEKTWDLQPRSRDRQFQDALLPYMARNDAKYKAGTDPLEIRRNWEKAGGTREFAGMLYAAWFIIPAMYDTTQYPSAASMVAALAKGPAPAGTDAEKLEQVVAEALTTPGLTDANKAFLNKAKGNALDAIAKKDSVERKASYQGGAEVETWDAAFEAIRCQDGQWNQNLHYWNYWQADLTVNAPFIAPIMALSGAPLCAFWKTGNAKPAPDQKTFPKLLIAQTELDAATPYEGALATANGLPGAKMISVDNEGSHGIFPYNTDCVDDPIVAYFQTGFTPKKKFTGCQGLPLPGEDKTVEVGGNLGHDGKIKIKMITPQVRKANEIVRELLEGAATPAADEQGMPANS is encoded by the coding sequence GTGGCGGTCATCGCCGGCGCCTTCCTGGCTTCAGGCCTGGTGCTGGCTCCCGCGGCGGGTGCGGCTCCCGCCGCCAAGGCCGACCCGGACACCGCGGCGCTGGCGGGCGCGCTGACCAAGCAGGCCGTGGCCTGGGGCGAGTGCTCGTTCCCCTCGGTCGCGCCCGCGACGGAAGCCGAACTGAAGAAGGTCAAGGGCCTGGCCTGTGCCACGGTCCAGGTGCCGCGTGACTGGCACAACCCGCAGGACGGCAACACCATCGGCGTCCGCGTCTCCAAGACCGCGACCGCGTACCCCGGCACCGGCAGGCAGGGCATCGCGCTGGTCAACCCGGGCGGACCAGGCGGCGAAGGTCTGCCGTGGGGTGCCGCGATGGCGATGCGCAGCCCGGTGCTGGCCTCGCAGTACGACTTCGTCGGCTTCGACCCGCGCGGCGTCGGCCAGAGCACCCCGCTGACCTGCACCTACACCGTCCCGGACAGCACGGATCAGAACGTGATCAGCCAGGCGAAGGTCGACGGCTGCCTGAAGAACCCGCTCACGAAGTTCATCACCACCGAGCAGACCGCGTACGACATGGACTTCATCCGCGTGCTGCTCGGCGAGAAGAAGACCAGCTACATCGGTTACTCGTACGGCACGTGGCTCGGCACCTGGTACGCCACCACGTTCCCGGGCAAGGCGCACCGGTTCCTGCTCGACTCGTCGACCGACGCGAGCCGATCGACGCTCGAGAAGACCTGGGATCTGCAGCCGCGCAGCCGTGACCGTCAGTTCCAGGACGCGCTGCTGCCCTACATGGCGCGCAACGACGCCAAGTACAAGGCGGGCACCGACCCGCTCGAGATCCGCCGCAACTGGGAGAAGGCCGGCGGCACCCGGGAGTTCGCGGGCATGCTCTACGCCGCCTGGTTCATCATCCCGGCGATGTACGACACCACTCAGTACCCGTCGGCGGCCTCCATGGTGGCCGCGCTGGCCAAGGGACCGGCGCCCGCCGGGACCGACGCGGAGAAGCTCGAGCAGGTCGTCGCCGAGGCGCTGACCACGCCCGGTCTGACCGACGCGAACAAGGCGTTCCTGAACAAGGCCAAGGGCAACGCGCTGGACGCCATCGCCAAGAAGGACTCGGTCGAGCGCAAGGCTTCCTACCAGGGCGGCGCCGAAGTCGAGACCTGGGACGCCGCTTTCGAGGCGATCCGCTGCCAGGACGGCCAGTGGAACCAGAACCTGCACTACTGGAACTACTGGCAGGCCGACCTGACCGTGAACGCGCCGTTCATCGCGCCGATCATGGCCCTCTCGGGCGCGCCGCTGTGCGCGTTCTGGAAGACCGGCAACGCCAAGCCGGCGCCGGACCAGAAGACGTTCCCGAAGCTGCTCATCGCGCAGACGGAACTGGACGCGGCCACGCCGTACGAGGGCGCGCTCGCCACCGCGAACGGCCTGCCGGGCGCCAAGATGATCAGCGTCGACAACGAAGGCAGCCACGGGATCTTCCCGTACAACACCGACTGCGTCGACGACCCGATCGTCGCCTACTTCCAGACCGGTTTCACGCCGAAGAAGAAGTTCACCGGCTGCCAGGGCCTGCCCCTGCCGGGTGAGGACAAGACGGTCGAGGTCGGTGGCAACCTCGGGCACGACGGGAAGATCAAGATCAAGATGATCACGCCCCAGGTGCGCAAGGCGAACGAGATCGTCCGCGAACTGCTCGAAGGGGCCGCCACCCCGGCCGCCGACGAGCAGGGGATGCCCGCCAACAGCTAG